One window of Nymphaea colorata isolate Beijing-Zhang1983 chromosome 1, ASM883128v2, whole genome shotgun sequence genomic DNA carries:
- the LOC116247634 gene encoding gibberellin-regulated protein 11-like — protein MSSCRRLCALLFLTLLLLQAFADVSQQHATGKQLGHGNEQEGALYKKVHRHKINCNFACARRCREASRKNVCTRACGTCCMRCNCVPPGTYGHKNVCPCYASLKTHGNQPKCP, from the exons ATGTCTTCTTGCAGACGCCTCTGTGCTCTTCTCTTCCTCACTCTCCTTCTTCTGCAG GCGTTTGCAGATGTGTCTCAGCAGCATGCCACGGGAAAGCAGCTG GGGCACGGGAATGAACAAGAAGGGGCGCTGTATAAGAAGGTTCATCGACATAAGATAA ATTGCAACTTTGCATGTGCAAGGAGATGTAGGGAGGCATCAAGGAAGAACGTGTGCACTAGAGCCTGCGGAACATGCTGCATGAGGTGCAATTGTGTGCCGCCCGGCACCTACGGCCACAAGAATGTTTGCCCTTGTTATGCCAGCCTCAAGACTCACGGCAACCAGCCCAAGTGCCCTTGA
- the LOC116250268 gene encoding photosystem II 22 kDa protein 2, chloroplastic gives MAAQSMLVSGRAAGQVLDLKREPLVQFRTHLRRVALRPPKFSELINLPSGLLPPSSSAAASRCSPLAIFKSKAKAAPVKKVEKEKTKVEDGIFGTSGGIGFTKENELFVGRVAMIGFAASILGEGLTGKGILAQFNLETGIPIYEAEPLLLFFILFTLLGAIGALGDRGRFVDDPPTGLEGAVIRPGKGIRGALGLNEGGPLFGFTKANELFVGRMAQLGIAFSIIGEIVTGKGALAQLNIETGVPINELEPLVIFNVIFFFIAALNPGTGKFLTDEEED, from the exons ATGGCTGCTCAGTCGATGCTCGTCTCCGGCAGGGCCGCCGGCCAAGTTCTCGACTTGAAAAGGGAGCCATTGGTCCAATTCCGCACCCACCTCCGCCGGGTGGCCCTCCGTCCTCCTAAGTTCTCGGAGTTGATCAACCTTCCTAGTGGCTTGCTCCCTCCTAGCTCTTCCGCGGCCGCCTCAAGATGCTCCCCTCTCGCCATCTTCAAATCCAAGGCCAAGGCTGCACCTGTCAAGAAG GTGGAGAAGGAGAAGACCAAAGTGGAAGATGGTATCTTCGGCACATCCGGGGGAATCGGCTTCACCAAGGAAAACGAGCTCTTCGTTGGTCGTGTTGCTATGATTGGTTTCGCg GCTTCTATACTGGGAGAAGGACTGACAGGCAAAGGAATACTGGCTCAATTCAACTTAGAAACTGGAATTCCAATCTATGAAGCAGAGCCTctgctcctcttcttcatcctttTCACCCTCTTGGGAGCAATCGGTGCGCTGGGTGACAGGGGCCGCTTCGTCGACGACCCTCCTACCGGCCTCGAGGGCGCAGTAATCCGACCAGGCAAGGGCATCAGAGGAGCTCTCGGACTTAATGAGGGAG GTCCTCTGTTTGGATTCACCAAGGCAAACGAGCTCTTTGTTGGGAGAATGGCTCAGCTTGGGATCGCTTTCTCCATCATCGGAGAGATTGTTACAGGAAAGGGGGCTCTCGCTCAGTTGAACATCGAGACAGGCGTGCCCATTAATGAGCTTGAGCCGCTGGTTATCTTCAACgtgattttcttcttcattgcaGCATTGAATCCTGGAACCGGCAAATTTCTCACCGACGAGGAAGAAGACTGA